Within Anopheles ziemanni chromosome 2, idAnoZiCoDA_A2_x.2, whole genome shotgun sequence, the genomic segment CAGCTTGGCAAATGCCTGCGTTACGAACTCCGCCCTTATGCGATAGCGCAGCTCATTTAATATTGGCAACAGGGAAGATCGTTTGCGACTATGCTGATGCCACTCACCAATTTCGAAGTCATTCAGCCGACTCTTCACTGCGTTGAGTTTTCGCTTCTGCTCCTGAAGGCGTGGCACTAAATATGGCGGACATCTGTACAGTGTGTCGACGCGTGGTAGTAATGTTGAGGACGGAGTCGATGGGAACTGGAACTTTTTCGCGAACTGCACACGCACATcgtgaattattttttcacgCCGAAGTATATCCGAGTCATCGTCGGAGCAATTGTGATGCGAGTGGGATTTCATACGAAAATGTGCCACCGCAGCTTTGCAGAATGCTGGCTTTTTCTGCCTCGTCACTACCCACAGTGACTTATGATCGTCAGGTATTGTTAACATGGTCTAATGTAATACTCTGGTCTGATCGTCTAGAGCATTTTGACAAATCGtcgatagaaaaataaaagaaatttttgaCAGTCCAGTTactgttgtttactttttgaacGGCCGTGTGTTGTGTGGAGTGCTGTTGCGGTTGTGGTAATTGTGTCGgttttaagtaaaattttgCGTAATTTGAGTGCACACGAAGGCAGATTTGCGAGGATGCTGCTCACTGCCACGGTTATCTGGCCGTCGGCGATCGGGAGTACTACGTCCGGAAGATGCTGTCTTGGTTTCTTAGGCTACTGAAGATGACCAAAGATCCCGCGTTGCATATTGCTATTGGTCAGGTGTTTGCGAACACGTTGCAGGGTCTTCCAAAGAGCGAAACGGTCGACGGAACAGTAGGCAATGTGGACGACGAAACGCTGTCTTGCTTTTTGATCAAGCTAGTGAAGCAGGTGAATGAAGCACATGCCTATCTGAAGCAAGCTTGTGCTATCTGGTTGCCGCCGAAAAGTGCAGAAAGTTGCTGCCGATACGTAGTTGTCCGAGAAAGGCGTTCTCATCAAGGTACCGGATGAGTAAGGCTGGGTCCtccagaaaagggaaaattgtcgTTAGTGCTcgtcgttttccctttgtttataaacaatatttgacaCTTGAGTATAATCAATATGGTGGACATGAAATCCCCTATTCGATAACCGTATTCATTAACCGTGATTGTTAAGCAGCGTTTTGACGTTTGACGTTAACGAAGGAGTGACGTTTCATTCATGACAAACTAAAATACAGtcggacgtcgattatccggggccgGATTAACCGGTGGGCGGATTATCCGGGGGTCTTGCAACTGACAACTGCACAACCGGGCTAACATGTTTCCATGAATATTAGGTTGGTTCACAACATTTTGTAGCAATAAtgtgtcaaataaattttatcggatcgaaaatagcaataaaaataccataggaaaataattcaaacattgTTTATGATTAATCAACTAACTGGAACTGGTCAAAAGTGAACTAGCCGAGACTCAAAccaggtattataaacgtattTTAGTATATGTTCGATTATCCGTGGAATTCGGTTATCCGGGGACCTCTCGGTCCCGacacccccggataatcgacgttcacCTGTAATAGAAAAAATCATCTTTTATATACTAAACTGCACCCTTttagtgaaataaaatgtaaaagatgtcaagaaaatgaaaatgttgattTAAATTCCCATTATTTGGAAACACGTAGCGAAAATTTATTCTAAATTTGCGCAGTGTGGAAACGCAGCTGAACTAATTTGGTATGTCGCCATTCGACGGTGTCAACGAACTGtcaatatttgtttaagtCATTTCAAACCATCTAGTTTATGGTTGAAACCCgattgaaaatgataaaagttGTTAAGATCGGCAGTTTTCGATAAAATCACAAAAAGATTAAAGCTTTCTTTagattaaatttgtttcatgAAAGTTAAAATACAATATATTGTGTAAATGATACGGAACtagtaaaaaaagttattttaagaCGTTTACTTGGTGTTGAACTCCAGAAACTAGGCGTGTAAATTAGTTTCAGGAATGTCGTAACCGAGTTGTCATCGTGGTTagcaaattggaaaaaaagatGCATCGCTAGCTGCTCCATAGTTTATCGAAGTTGTGTATCAAAAGTGGTTTGCATTGTTCGGGATTTGTGATATCGCGGTTGAAATTCACCTCCCGAATGCACCGGGATCCGTGTCTTGCTGATAAGCCTGGCGGTGCGGAAGATAGTCCTCGGGTTTAAATACAAAACCCCCAACAGTCTCGCGTAACTTCGCGCGGTCGCGGGGGCCGAGTTAAGCGAAAGTGAATGAAAATTGATAGGTAACTGAAGAAAGGGATAAAACGGGGTTCTCCCTTTACAGTGCGTCTGTCAAACAGTCTGGGGAGTGCTCGTAGATAAAAATCCCAGTGGCGACCAGTGAAGGCACGAGAAACATAACTATGGAATCTTCTTCGagtaccgaaaatgtaccagATGAGCGGAAGGCTACGGAATGTACGGGGGAGAAGAGCGGTAAACAACCAACAGTACCCGAGCAAGCTAGCACGGAACCGAAGGCCCAATCCGAAACAAAAAGCGACGACCAGCCGAAGGTGGAGGAACGCGCCGCACCTAACAATGACAAACCCGAACAAGCCTCTTCCTCATCCTCATCGTCAGCTTCCAAAAATGCTCCCCCAGTCAGCAGAACGTTCGATAAAGTACCGATTTTCATCGTAGAAGATCATCACGAGGTGCTAGCGTTTCTCTATCGGTGCCTCGGCTCGAAGCACCTGCCACTGCACGGGAATAGGATCGTGCATTTCGACTCACATCCGGACATGTGCATTCCAAAGCACATGCCCGCGACGTACGTGTTCAACAAGGACGACCTGCTGGATAGTATCAGCATCGAAAACTGGCTAATGCCTACGGTGTTTGCTGGGCATGTGCAGCGTATCGTATGGATAAAACCACCATGGTCGGACCAGATACCAAAAGGAAAGTTTGAATTTCATGTCGGAGAGTTCGAGGGCTCCATCCGGACGGACTCGACGCTGGAGTACTTCGTGTCGGAGGGTTGCTATCAGCCGGCGGACAAGTTGGAAAACAAGAAGCGTCTACAGCTGGAGGTGTGCGCCGTCGGTGAATATAAGGTCGCAGAGGACACGGACCTTGCTGGGGGCTACATTCTCGATATCGATCTGGACTACTTTAGCACACATAATCCCTTCCTGAAGATCTACGACAAGGTGCAGCTGTACGAGAAGTTGAAGGATATTTTCGTCTCTCCCGAGCTGGCCGATGACGACACTGCCAGCGATTTGGAAAAGCTGCAACGGGTGGCCCGGGATCGCGAGGAAAAGCTCGAGTTTCTTGAGTCCATTTTCCTGTATCTGGAAGAGGTGGGCAATTTGAAGCATTTTCTGGTGGACTACCAGCAAGAGATCAGCGACGAATACGCGGGTTTGCTGGAGAAGGTAACGGCGCTCGTGCGGACGCTGAAGAAGGAATACAAAGAGGAAGAGATCGATTGGTCGATGATCTACGATGCGGGCTGCACGTGCGACGTGACCGATCTGCCGCATCACGAGTCGAGCCGGGAGGAGATTGAGACGATGGTGCAGCAACTCGAACACTTCCTGCGGCAGCTTCCATGCGCACCGGTCGTAATCACAATATCACGATCGAGCGAAGATGACTACACACCGGCAGAGCAGGTGGAGATGATACAGGACATGGTACTGGGTGCACTTACAAAGTGCCTGCGAGTAGAGCTAGACAACCCGATACTGTACTATAAGGATCAGGAACTTAATTTGTAAGACAATAAAGCTAACACCCATTCACATCGTACGGCAGCCGTTCTTTACATTAAATAGAGTATCATTTGAATTAACGAAAAGAATGAGTTAGTTGAGCAACCGCTGAAAGAAAATTACCCACAACGGTGTCAGAAACCATAATGGGTATATGAACATCCGGAAGGTTTGTAGAAATACGCCATTTTATCGTGGATTATTTATCGTTTTCGAAACTGCGTCTATgatatttacaaaaaacattttgtttgcttattaGTTGGCGAGAAATATGCACTCCTCGATCAATATTTTTGACATAATTATTTCCTTCCAATAACCACAATAATAACACTTGAATCATCGTAGAGTATGAgacatattttgttttatcatttaagGCTCCCTAATCTTTTGATGTTACATATAATTGccattaaaaatataattaaaaaaatcacgACCCCTGCAATGTTTAAGGGACATTATCGGCCAAATCGGCCTGTTTGAAATTCTTCGAAATTATGCTTATCAGTAGGTTGAGCGGTAAAACCTTAGCCTCGTCCTCCTGCTTCAGCTCATTTCGCAGTGTGATGCAGGATTTGGCAATGTCCCGCAGCACACTATGAATGTACGGCTCGAGCGGAAGGATCAGGCAGGCGAGGATAGCGTAGATCCATTGCGTgatccaatccttgcggcagCCAGTACGAAGCGGTTCTTTCGAGCCAGTGGGCGTCATTGTCGACGTTGCATCGCACAGTTCCGGATCGGACGGTTCATCCTGGGACGACTGACCGGAGGTTGGCTCCGAGTCCTGCAACCATTCGTGCAGATATTCAAGTAGCATTTCCAAATTGCGTTGTGGAATACTGAGCAGAATTCGCACGTATGGCAGGTTGTTGGCGCAGTACTCGTGCAGCTGCTTGCGGTCGTCAAAGTTCAGAAAGACGTGTGTCCGCTGTAGGTTCTCGCTATACTGCGCGCTGCCACGGTACGAGGTGATGATATCGCGCAATTCGGCAAACTTTTGATTCTGCATTGACTCCCATTCTTTTGTTGGCAT encodes:
- the LOC131280995 gene encoding protein Gemin2, which produces MEVDTIQKPALAVDPPDENFDPDLVPETGEQYLQKVMYERGKCPVVVVAAKPHNRHNRQKALTGLGAVPTDDVKNVAPQALMPTKEWESMQNQKFAELRDIITSYRGSAQYSENLQRTHVFLNFDDRKQLHEYCANNLPYVRILLSIPQRNLEMLLEYLHEWLQDSEPTSGQSSQDEPSDPELCDATSTMTPTGSKEPLRTGCRKDWITQWIYAILACLILPLEPYIHSVLRDIAKSCITLRNELKQEDEAKVLPLNLLISIISKNFKQADLADNVP
- the LOC131282883 gene encoding UPF0489 protein C5orf22 homolog translates to MESSSSTENVPDERKATECTGEKSGKQPTVPEQASTEPKAQSETKSDDQPKVEERAAPNNDKPEQASSSSSSSASKNAPPVSRTFDKVPIFIVEDHHEVLAFLYRCLGSKHLPLHGNRIVHFDSHPDMCIPKHMPATYVFNKDDLLDSISIENWLMPTVFAGHVQRIVWIKPPWSDQIPKGKFEFHVGEFEGSIRTDSTLEYFVSEGCYQPADKLENKKRLQLEVCAVGEYKVAEDTDLAGGYILDIDLDYFSTHNPFLKIYDKVQLYEKLKDIFVSPELADDDTASDLEKLQRVARDREEKLEFLESIFLYLEEVGNLKHFLVDYQQEISDEYAGLLEKVTALVRTLKKEYKEEEIDWSMIYDAGCTCDVTDLPHHESSREEIETMVQQLEHFLRQLPCAPVVITISRSSEDDYTPAEQVEMIQDMVLGALTKCLRVELDNPILYYKDQELNL